The DNA window CCCGGGAGAGGAAATCATGAGCAATCCTGAGAACGTCCTTATTGTTGACGATGATAAAATAATCTGCGAACACCTGAAAGCCGGCTTGTCCGACCAGGGGTATTTTCTGGTCACGGCGAACAGGGGCACTACCGCTATCGAGGAAACTAAAAAACGTTCATTTAACCTGATCGTGCTGGATCTGATGCTTCCTGATATACAGGGGATCGATCTGATGCGCGCGATAAGCATCCGCTGCCCGGAAACAAGCTTTATTGTTTTTACCGGCTACGCCACTATTTCTTCGGCGATCGAGGCGCTCAAGGTCGGCGCTTACGATTATATCATCAAGCCTTTTGATATTGACCATCTCAAATTGGTGGTAAGAAGGAGCCTGGAGAAACAGAGCCTGATGGT is part of the Candidatus Omnitrophota bacterium genome and encodes:
- a CDS encoding response regulator, with amino-acid sequence MSNPENVLIVDDDKIICEHLKAGLSDQGYFLVTANRGTTAIEETKKRSFNLIVLDLMLPDIQGIDLMRAISIRCPETSFIVFTGYATISSAIEALKVGAYDYIIKPFDIDHLKLVVRRSLEKQSLMVRNKELVETLAKENEQLEVIMEAYNEIGSIFRLDDLADFVTAMALKIADAERASFMLVDEKNNELVIRGAQGLIPEKAN